In one window of Streptomyces griseus subsp. griseus DNA:
- a CDS encoding ABC transporter permease, with product MGVIGEAWTWLITGTNWSGDGGAAHRLGEHLYVSGVALAVACAIALPLALYLGHLGKGGALAVNISNVGRAIPVFAVLALFMVTPLRNSGYWPTIIALVLFAVPPLLTNAYVGMREVDRSVVEAARGMGMSGGQLFVRVELPLAYPMIMTGLRSAAVQVVATASIAAMVGLGGLGRIITAGFNTYDTAQVFAGAILVAALALLVEGVLVALDRMLSPLRRRRTA from the coding sequence GTGGGAGTCATCGGCGAAGCCTGGACCTGGCTGATCACCGGGACCAACTGGTCGGGCGACGGCGGAGCCGCGCACCGGCTCGGCGAGCATCTGTACGTCAGCGGGGTCGCCCTCGCGGTGGCCTGCGCCATCGCCCTGCCGCTCGCCCTCTACCTGGGGCACCTGGGCAAGGGCGGCGCGCTCGCGGTCAACATCTCCAACGTGGGGCGGGCCATCCCGGTCTTCGCGGTGCTGGCCCTCTTCATGGTCACCCCCCTGCGCAACTCGGGGTACTGGCCCACGATCATCGCGCTGGTGCTGTTCGCCGTACCCCCGCTGCTGACCAACGCCTATGTGGGCATGCGGGAGGTGGACCGGTCCGTGGTGGAGGCCGCCCGGGGCATGGGGATGTCCGGCGGGCAGCTCTTCGTCCGGGTGGAGCTGCCGCTCGCCTACCCGATGATCATGACCGGGCTGCGCTCCGCCGCCGTCCAGGTCGTGGCCACCGCCTCGATCGCCGCCATGGTCGGTCTCGGCGGCCTCGGCCGGATCATCACCGCCGGGTTCAACACCTACGACACCGCACAGGTCTTCGCGGGCGCGATCCTCGTCGCCGCGCTGGCCCTGCTGGTGGAAGGGGTGCTGGTGGCGCTGGACCGGATGCTGTCACCGCTGCGCCGCCGCCGGACCGCGTGA
- the folP gene encoding dihydropteroate synthase — MGVVNVTPDSFSDGGRWFDTTAAVKHGLDLVSEGADLVDVGGESTRPGASRVDESEELRRVIPVVKGLASEGVTVSVDTMRARVAEKAVAAGAVLVNDVSGGLADPDMIPAVAAAEVPFVVMHWRGFSESMNSLAVYGDVVAEVLAELRQRMDAVIAGGLDPGQVVIDPGLGFAKLAPHDLALVAHLDELHALGQPLLVAASRKRFLGHVLAGPGATLPPARERDAATAAVSALAARAGAWAVRVHEVGATADAVRVARAVEGAA, encoded by the coding sequence ATGGGGGTCGTCAACGTGACGCCCGACTCCTTCTCCGACGGGGGCCGCTGGTTCGACACCACGGCGGCGGTCAAGCACGGCCTGGACCTGGTCTCCGAGGGCGCCGACCTGGTCGACGTCGGCGGCGAGTCGACCCGCCCGGGCGCCAGCCGGGTGGACGAGTCGGAGGAGCTGCGGCGGGTGATCCCCGTCGTGAAGGGACTGGCCTCCGAGGGCGTCACCGTCTCCGTGGACACCATGCGCGCCCGCGTCGCCGAGAAGGCCGTCGCCGCCGGGGCCGTCCTGGTCAACGATGTGAGCGGCGGCCTCGCGGACCCGGACATGATCCCGGCCGTCGCCGCCGCCGAGGTGCCGTTCGTCGTGATGCACTGGCGCGGCTTCAGCGAGTCGATGAACAGCCTCGCGGTCTACGGGGACGTGGTCGCCGAAGTCCTCGCGGAGCTGCGGCAGCGGATGGACGCGGTGATCGCGGGCGGTCTCGACCCGGGCCAGGTCGTGATCGACCCCGGCCTCGGCTTCGCGAAGCTGGCCCCGCACGACCTGGCCCTCGTCGCGCACCTGGACGAGCTGCACGCCCTGGGCCAACCGCTGCTGGTGGCCGCCTCCCGTAAACGCTTCCTCGGCCACGTACTGGCCGGCCCCGGTGCCACCCTGCCGCCCGCCCGCGAACGTGACGCGGCGACGGCCGCCGTCTCCGCCCTCGCCGCCCGGGCCGGGGCCTGGGCTGTCCGCGTCCACGAGGTGGGGGCCACCGCCGACGCCGTACGGGTCGCCCGCGCCGTCGAGGGAGCCGCGTGA
- a CDS encoding NADH-quinone oxidoreductase subunit D translates to MTETTIGIGGAAESTDMVLNIGPQHPSTHGVLRLRIVLDGERVQHAEPVIGYMHRGAEKLFEARDYRQIIMLANRHDWLSAFSNELGVVMAVERMLGMEVPQRAVWTRTLLAELNRVLNHLMFLGSYPLELGGITPVFHAFREREELQAVMEEVSGGRMHYMFNRVGGLKEDVPAGWSGRVRDAVASVRSRMDIYENLVLGNEIFRARTRDVGVLSAGAVHAYGVSGPIARASGVDFDLRRDEPYLAYGELRDTLKVVTRTEGDCLARFECLLEQTLNSLDLADACLDRMAGLEPGPVNQRLPKVLKAPEGHTYAWTENPLGLNGYYLVSKGEKTPYRLKLRSASFNNIQALTELLPGTLVSDMVAILGSLFFVVGDIDK, encoded by the coding sequence CTCCGGATCGTCCTGGACGGTGAACGCGTCCAGCACGCGGAGCCGGTCATCGGCTATATGCACCGGGGCGCGGAGAAGCTCTTCGAGGCGCGCGACTACCGGCAGATCATCATGCTCGCCAACCGCCACGACTGGCTCTCCGCGTTCTCCAACGAGCTGGGCGTCGTGATGGCCGTGGAGCGGATGCTCGGCATGGAGGTGCCCCAGCGCGCGGTCTGGACGCGGACGCTGCTCGCCGAGCTGAACCGGGTCCTCAACCACCTGATGTTCCTCGGCTCCTACCCCCTCGAACTGGGCGGCATCACCCCGGTCTTCCACGCCTTCCGGGAGCGCGAGGAGCTCCAGGCGGTGATGGAGGAGGTCTCCGGCGGCCGGATGCACTACATGTTCAACCGGGTCGGCGGCCTCAAGGAGGACGTACCTGCGGGCTGGTCGGGACGGGTCCGGGACGCCGTCGCCTCGGTCCGCTCCCGGATGGACATCTACGAGAACCTGGTCCTCGGCAACGAGATCTTCCGGGCCCGTACGCGCGATGTCGGCGTGCTCTCCGCCGGAGCCGTGCACGCGTACGGGGTGTCGGGGCCGATCGCGCGCGCCTCGGGCGTCGACTTCGACCTGCGGCGCGACGAGCCGTATCTCGCGTACGGGGAGCTCCGGGACACCCTGAAGGTGGTCACCCGGACCGAGGGCGACTGCCTGGCCCGCTTCGAGTGCCTGCTGGAGCAGACGCTCAACTCCCTCGACCTGGCGGACGCGTGCCTGGACCGGATGGCGGGCCTGGAGCCGGGGCCGGTCAACCAGCGGCTGCCCAAGGTGCTGAAGGCACCCGAGGGCCACACGTACGCCTGGACGGAGAACCCGCTCGGCCTCAACGGCTACTACCTGGTCTCCAAGGGCGAGAAGACCCCCTACCGGCTGAAGCTGCGCTCCGCCTCCTTCAACAACATCCAGGCGCTCACCGAGCTGCTGCCGGGGACGCTGGTCTCCGACATGGTGGCGATCCTGGGGTCGCTCTTCTTCGTCGTCGGGGACATCGACAAGTAG
- the folK gene encoding 2-amino-4-hydroxy-6-hydroxymethyldihydropteridine diphosphokinase: MTAFSTEGQSDPTVQPVPTAVVKQVDAADITLSNPKMAVIALGSNLGNRLETLQGAVDALEDTPGLRVKAVSPVYETEPWGVAADSQPSYFNAVILVKTTLPPASLLERGQAVEEAFDRVREERWGPRTIDVDIVSYADVLSDDPVLTLPHPRAHERAFVLAPWHDMDPEAQLPGAGPVADLLVGVGRAGVLARADLELRLPE; the protein is encoded by the coding sequence ATGACCGCTTTTTCCACCGAGGGGCAGAGCGACCCGACCGTCCAGCCGGTGCCCACCGCCGTCGTCAAGCAGGTGGACGCCGCCGACATCACCCTCTCCAACCCCAAGATGGCCGTGATCGCCCTCGGCTCCAACCTGGGCAACCGGCTGGAGACCCTCCAGGGCGCCGTCGACGCGCTGGAGGACACCCCGGGCCTGCGGGTCAAGGCCGTCTCCCCGGTCTACGAGACGGAGCCCTGGGGCGTCGCCGCCGACAGCCAGCCCTCCTACTTCAACGCGGTCATCCTCGTGAAGACCACGCTGCCCCCGGCCTCCCTGCTGGAGCGCGGCCAGGCCGTCGAGGAGGCCTTCGACCGGGTCCGCGAGGAGCGGTGGGGCCCGCGCACGATCGACGTCGACATCGTGTCGTACGCCGACGTCCTCTCCGACGACCCGGTGCTCACCCTCCCCCACCCCCGCGCCCACGAGCGCGCCTTCGTCCTCGCCCCCTGGCACGACATGGACCCCGAGGCCCAGCTGCCCGGCGCGGGCCCGGTCGCCGACCTCCTCGTCGGTGTCGGCCGCGCAGGCGTCCTGGCCCGCGCCGATCTGGAACTGCGCCTGCCGGAGTAA
- a CDS encoding ABC transporter permease produces the protein MAEASCLATNDWICGEYLRTRSQELTDATVQHIGITVVSVLIGLAIAFPLALLARRGRGFAGPVLGLTTILYTVPSLAMFSLLLPLFGLSAALVVTGLVLYSLTILVRNILAGLEAVPEEAREAARGMGYGPWRLLWEVELPLALPALMAGLRIATVSTVALTTVGSLVGKGGLGNLIEDALPSFFKAQVLAASVLCVLLAVTADLLLLGLQRLLTPWTRIPASTGDTRTGAGGGDGSGGPGGATEGSGGPGGPAGIPAPAKVEAG, from the coding sequence ATGGCCGAGGCGAGCTGCCTGGCGACGAACGACTGGATCTGCGGCGAGTATCTGCGTACCCGCAGCCAGGAGCTGACCGACGCGACCGTGCAGCACATCGGGATCACGGTCGTCTCGGTGCTGATCGGGCTCGCGATCGCCTTTCCGCTGGCGCTGCTCGCCCGCCGGGGCCGCGGCTTCGCCGGACCGGTGCTCGGGCTGACCACGATTCTGTACACCGTGCCCTCGCTGGCGATGTTCTCGCTGCTGCTGCCGCTGTTCGGGCTCTCCGCCGCGCTCGTCGTCACGGGCCTGGTGCTCTATTCGCTCACCATCCTCGTACGGAACATCCTGGCCGGCCTCGAAGCCGTCCCCGAGGAGGCCAGGGAGGCCGCCCGGGGCATGGGGTACGGGCCGTGGCGGCTGCTGTGGGAGGTGGAGCTCCCGCTCGCGCTGCCCGCGCTGATGGCGGGGCTGCGCATAGCCACCGTGTCGACGGTCGCGCTGACCACGGTCGGCTCGCTCGTCGGCAAGGGCGGCCTCGGCAATCTCATCGAGGACGCGCTGCCGAGCTTCTTCAAGGCCCAGGTGCTCGCCGCCTCGGTGCTGTGCGTGCTGCTCGCGGTCACCGCCGACCTGCTGCTCCTCGGCCTCCAGCGGTTGCTGACGCCCTGGACGCGTATACCGGCCTCGACGGGGGATACGCGTACGGGTGCGGGCGGTGGTGATGGTTCCGGCGGCCCGGGCGGTGCCACGGAGGGGTCCGGCGGCCCCGGCGGTCCGGCGGGCATACCCGCCCCGGCGAAGGTGGAGGCGGGCTGA
- a CDS encoding DUF3180 domain-containing protein, with product MKQLRLGVLAGLFTAAGVLSWGGARLWDSLGTLPSVPLAASIVLAVIAVILLATALSIRTRLRAQRERRPGAKGVEPLMAARAVVFGQASALVTALVAGMYGGTGVFLLSFLDVPPRRDQAIYAGAAVVAGIGVIAAAFFLERVCRLPEDGENNHDGTGAAAA from the coding sequence GTGAAGCAACTACGGCTCGGGGTACTGGCGGGCCTCTTCACCGCCGCCGGCGTCCTCTCCTGGGGCGGCGCCCGCCTCTGGGACTCCCTCGGCACCCTCCCGAGCGTCCCGCTGGCCGCCTCGATCGTGCTCGCCGTGATCGCGGTGATCCTCCTGGCCACCGCCCTCTCCATCCGCACCCGTCTCCGCGCCCAGCGGGAGCGCCGCCCCGGCGCCAAGGGCGTCGAACCCCTGATGGCTGCGCGGGCGGTCGTCTTCGGCCAGGCGAGCGCCCTGGTCACCGCCCTGGTCGCCGGGATGTACGGCGGCACGGGCGTCTTCCTGCTCAGCTTCCTCGACGTCCCACCCCGCCGCGACCAGGCCATCTACGCGGGCGCGGCCGTGGTGGCGGGTATCGGCGTCATCGCGGCCGCCTTCTTCCTGGAGCGCGTCTGCCGCCTCCCCGAGGACGGCGAGAACAACCACGACGGCACGGGCGCGGCCGCCGCCTAG
- a CDS encoding ABC transporter substrate-binding protein has product MSRTSRIAGAVIGMVALAGSLAACGGDSLEKEKSGGSGSSGDSKKGSLVVGSASFTESKVLAELYAQILGDAGYDTSITTVKNRELYEPSLEKGEIDVVPEYAATITEFLNAKVNGAEKAQAAPLASGDTAATVAALEKLATPLGLKVLPAGKAVDQNAFAVSEEFAEKNSLKTLSDLGKSKLKVKIAAGDECEVRPFCAPGLKKTYGIDVTGIDPKGVGTPQSKQAVRDGKVELVLTTTTDAVLDGLVFLEDDKKLQNADNVLPVLNAKDAGAPEIAAALGKLTDTLTTEDLAELNRKVDAERAKPTDVAKEYLESKGLIKK; this is encoded by the coding sequence ATGAGCAGGACCTCGCGGATAGCCGGAGCGGTCATCGGCATGGTGGCGCTGGCAGGGTCGCTGGCGGCCTGCGGCGGCGACAGCCTGGAGAAGGAGAAGAGCGGCGGCTCGGGCTCCTCGGGCGACAGCAAGAAGGGCTCGCTCGTCGTCGGCTCGGCCTCGTTCACCGAGTCGAAAGTGCTCGCCGAGCTGTACGCGCAGATCCTGGGCGACGCCGGGTACGACACCTCGATCACCACGGTGAAGAACCGTGAGCTGTACGAGCCCTCGCTGGAGAAGGGCGAGATCGACGTCGTACCCGAATACGCGGCCACGATCACCGAGTTCCTCAACGCCAAGGTGAACGGGGCGGAGAAGGCCCAGGCCGCCCCCCTCGCCTCCGGGGACACCGCCGCCACGGTCGCCGCCCTGGAGAAGCTCGCCACCCCGCTCGGGCTCAAGGTGCTCCCGGCCGGGAAGGCCGTCGACCAGAACGCCTTCGCGGTCTCCGAGGAATTCGCCGAGAAGAACAGCCTCAAGACCCTTTCCGATCTCGGGAAGTCGAAGCTCAAGGTGAAGATCGCGGCGGGCGACGAGTGCGAGGTGCGGCCCTTCTGCGCGCCCGGTCTGAAGAAGACGTACGGCATCGACGTCACGGGTATCGACCCCAAGGGCGTCGGCACCCCGCAGTCCAAGCAGGCCGTCCGCGACGGCAAGGTCGAGTTGGTCCTGACGACCACCACGGACGCGGTGCTGGACGGTCTGGTCTTCCTGGAGGACGACAAGAAGCTCCAGAACGCCGACAACGTCCTGCCGGTCCTCAATGCCAAGGACGCGGGCGCACCGGAGATCGCCGCGGCGCTCGGAAAGCTGACCGACACGCTGACCACGGAAGATCTCGCCGAGCTGAACCGCAAGGTCGACGCCGAGCGCGCCAAGCCGACCGATGTGGCGAAGGAGTATCTGGAGTCCAAGGGCCTGATCAAGAAGTAA
- a CDS encoding nuclear transport factor 2 family protein codes for MNEDHAAAAADIAEVEAANTAFYEALERGDHTALADRWLPGEDLTVSCVHPGWPVLTGRGDVLRSYALIMANTEYIQFFLTDVNVAMTGDTALVTCTENILSGGPAEEGNDLGPLVGQLVVATNVFRRTPEGWKLWSHHGSPVLAETDEDDGEEPSS; via the coding sequence GTGAACGAGGACCACGCGGCGGCCGCCGCCGACATCGCGGAGGTCGAGGCCGCCAACACCGCCTTCTACGAGGCGCTGGAGCGCGGCGACCACACGGCGCTCGCCGACCGGTGGCTGCCGGGCGAGGACCTCACCGTCTCCTGCGTCCACCCGGGGTGGCCGGTGCTCACCGGCCGGGGCGACGTGCTGCGGAGTTACGCCCTGATCATGGCGAACACCGAGTACATCCAGTTCTTCCTCACCGACGTCAACGTCGCGATGACCGGTGACACCGCCCTGGTGACCTGCACCGAGAACATCCTCAGCGGCGGCCCGGCCGAGGAGGGCAACGACCTGGGGCCGCTGGTGGGCCAGCTGGTCGTCGCCACGAACGTGTTCCGGCGCACGCCCGAGGGGTGGAAGCTCTGGTCCCACCACGGCTCGCCGGTCCTGGCGGAGACCGACGAGGACGACGGCGAGGAACCGTCGTCCTGA
- a CDS encoding phosphatidylglycerol lysyltransferase domain-containing protein, whose amino-acid sequence MSVTVDGDKSVSVPQRVRRVLRGPRPESVPAVVGTACTVVGLIDVVAGVFPRFRHSRMHTLAEVLPGALGPFAAALSLSAGVLLLLLAHGLKRRKRRAWRAAVVLLPAGAVAQFAYRHSVIGVLVSLTLCYLLVRHRDQFRALPDPRSRWRALANFILLGASSLALGLVIVSVHPGRVVGDPSIADRLQHVLYGLFGIEGPVDYAGRTSWTVAYSLGALGLLTAVTTIYLAFRPEHPAARLTEDDETRLRALLETHGGRDSLGHFALRRDKAVVFSPSGKAAVCYRVVSGVMLAGGDPIGDVEAWPGAIERFMDEAKAHSWTPAVMGCSERGGEVWTRETGLTALELGDEAVVDVADFSLAGRAMRNVRQMVGRIERNGYETRVRRARDIGATELERIRRAAADWRGTDTERGFSMALGRIGDPADGDCVIATAHLPGSEDGPHGDLKAVLHFVPWGRDGMSLELMRRDRSADPGMNELLIVASLQAAGKLGVQRVSLNFAMFRSALARGERLGAGPVLRCWRGLLIFLSRWFQIESLYKFNAKFKPRWEPRFVVFRTSRDLPRIGIAAMQAEGFVNLSLPRPFRSRGPRPCGHALRTAQEHEVSAA is encoded by the coding sequence ATGTCTGTCACGGTAGATGGGGATAAATCGGTATCGGTTCCGCAACGTGTGCGGCGTGTCCTGCGCGGCCCGCGCCCCGAATCCGTACCGGCCGTCGTCGGCACCGCCTGCACCGTCGTCGGGCTGATCGACGTCGTGGCAGGGGTCTTCCCCCGCTTCCGGCACAGCCGGATGCACACCCTCGCCGAGGTGCTCCCCGGGGCGCTCGGACCGTTCGCCGCAGCGCTCTCGCTGAGCGCGGGCGTGCTGCTGCTCCTGCTCGCGCACGGGCTGAAGCGGCGCAAGCGGCGCGCCTGGCGGGCGGCGGTGGTGCTGCTGCCGGCCGGGGCCGTGGCCCAGTTCGCGTACCGCCACTCCGTCATCGGCGTCCTGGTCTCCCTGACGCTCTGCTATCTGCTGGTGCGCCACCGGGACCAGTTCCGGGCCCTGCCCGACCCGCGCAGCCGCTGGCGGGCGCTGGCCAACTTCATCCTGCTCGGGGCGAGTTCGCTGGCGCTCGGGCTGGTCATCGTCTCCGTCCACCCCGGCCGCGTCGTCGGCGACCCGTCCATCGCGGACCGGCTCCAGCACGTGCTGTACGGCCTCTTCGGCATCGAGGGCCCGGTCGACTACGCCGGGCGGACCAGCTGGACCGTGGCGTACTCGCTCGGCGCGCTCGGCCTGCTCACCGCCGTCACCACGATCTACCTCGCCTTCCGCCCCGAACACCCGGCCGCCCGCCTCACCGAGGACGACGAGACCCGGCTGCGGGCGCTGCTGGAGACCCACGGCGGCCGCGACTCGCTCGGCCACTTCGCGCTCCGCCGCGACAAGGCCGTCGTCTTCTCCCCCAGCGGCAAGGCCGCCGTCTGCTACCGGGTCGTCTCCGGGGTGATGCTGGCCGGCGGCGACCCCATCGGCGACGTGGAGGCCTGGCCGGGCGCCATCGAACGGTTCATGGACGAGGCGAAGGCCCACTCCTGGACCCCGGCCGTGATGGGGTGCAGCGAGCGCGGCGGGGAGGTCTGGACCCGCGAGACCGGGCTCACCGCCCTGGAGCTGGGCGACGAGGCGGTGGTGGACGTCGCGGATTTCTCCCTCGCCGGGCGGGCCATGCGGAACGTTCGCCAGATGGTGGGGCGCATCGAACGCAACGGCTACGAAACCCGGGTCCGGCGAGCACGTGACATCGGCGCCACCGAGCTGGAGCGCATCCGACGGGCCGCCGCCGACTGGCGCGGCACCGACACCGAGCGCGGCTTCTCCATGGCGCTCGGCCGGATCGGCGACCCCGCCGACGGGGACTGCGTGATCGCCACCGCCCATCTGCCGGGCTCCGAGGACGGGCCGCACGGCGACCTGAAGGCCGTCCTCCACTTCGTCCCGTGGGGGCGCGACGGGATGTCCCTGGAGCTGATGCGCCGCGACCGCTCGGCCGACCCCGGCATGAACGAGCTGCTGATCGTCGCCTCGCTCCAGGCCGCCGGGAAGCTCGGCGTCCAGCGGGTCTCGCTCAACTTCGCGATGTTCCGCTCGGCGCTGGCCCGTGGCGAGCGGCTCGGCGCCGGGCCGGTGCTGCGCTGCTGGCGCGGGCTGCTGATCTTCCTCTCCCGCTGGTTCCAGATCGAGTCGCTGTACAAGTTCAACGCCAAGTTCAAACCGCGCTGGGAGCCGCGCTTCGTGGTCTTCCGCACCAGCCGCGACCTGCCCCGCATCGGGATCGCGGCGATGCAGGCGGAGGGGTTCGTGAACCTCTCGCTCCCCCGCCCCTTCCGCTCCCGCGGCCCGCGCCCGTGCGGCCACGCGCTGCGCACGGCCCAGGAGCACGAGGTGAGCGCGGCGTAG
- a CDS encoding alpha/beta hydrolase, with translation MGLTSKVVLAGVAAAAVVLFAATVWLWPRLARRSTAAVTGRVGLLLATQLTLFAAVGLAANNAFLFYGSWADLFGQKQELGVVTDHAGGEPGARHMTRIGTQRPDVPGGGVPAAGGRIDKVVVSGRLSGIDSPAYVYLPPEYFQSAYAKRSFPAVVVLTGYPGTAENLLKGLRYPRTAHERVKAGKAQPMILVMLRPTVAPPRDTECVDVPRGPRTETFFAQDLPEAITQSYRVGKQARNWGIIGNSTGGYCALKIGLHHPDRYAASAGLSAYYRAAEDPTTGDLFHGDQALRDRADLMWTLENRPPSGGSFLVTTSRQGEGNLRSTMRFIDKVKAPAEVSSIVLDSGGHNFTTWRREIPSALEWLSERLSGQ, from the coding sequence ATGGGTCTCACCAGCAAGGTAGTTCTCGCGGGCGTGGCGGCCGCCGCCGTGGTGCTGTTCGCGGCCACGGTCTGGCTCTGGCCACGTCTGGCCCGGCGGAGCACCGCCGCTGTGACGGGCCGGGTCGGACTGCTGCTGGCGACCCAGCTGACCCTGTTCGCCGCGGTCGGCCTGGCCGCCAACAACGCGTTTCTCTTCTACGGTTCCTGGGCCGACCTCTTCGGTCAGAAGCAGGAGCTGGGGGTGGTCACCGACCACGCGGGCGGGGAGCCGGGCGCGCGGCACATGACGCGGATCGGCACCCAGCGGCCGGACGTGCCGGGCGGCGGGGTGCCGGCGGCGGGCGGGCGGATCGACAAGGTGGTGGTCTCCGGGCGGCTCTCGGGCATCGATTCACCGGCGTACGTCTATCTGCCGCCGGAGTATTTCCAGAGCGCCTACGCGAAGCGGTCGTTCCCGGCGGTGGTGGTGCTGACCGGCTACCCGGGGACCGCGGAGAACCTCCTCAAGGGGCTGCGTTACCCCCGGACGGCGCACGAGCGGGTGAAGGCGGGCAAGGCGCAGCCGATGATCCTGGTGATGCTGCGGCCGACGGTGGCGCCGCCCCGGGACACCGAGTGCGTGGACGTCCCCCGGGGGCCGCGGACGGAGACGTTCTTCGCGCAGGACCTCCCCGAGGCGATCACCCAGTCGTACCGGGTCGGGAAGCAGGCCCGTAACTGGGGGATCATCGGCAACTCGACGGGCGGATACTGCGCGTTGAAGATCGGCCTGCACCACCCCGACCGGTACGCGGCGAGCGCCGGGCTCTCCGCGTACTACCGGGCCGCCGAGGACCCGACGACCGGCGACCTGTTCCACGGGGACCAGGCGCTGCGGGACCGGGCGGACCTGATGTGGACGCTGGAGAACCGGCCTCCGTCCGGCGGCTCGTTCCTGGTGACGACGTCACGGCAGGGCGAGGGGAACCTGAGGAGCACGATGAGGTTCATCGACAAGGTGAAGGCGCCCGCCGAGGTGTCGTCGATCGTGCTGGACAGCGGCGGGCACAACTTCACGACCTGGCGGCGGGAGATCCCCTCCGCCCTGGAGTGGCTGAGCGAGCGGCTCAGCGGGCAGTGA
- the folB gene encoding dihydroneopterin aldolase, whose protein sequence is MDRVALRGLKARGHHGVFPREREEGQTFIVDLVLGLDTRPAAATDDLARTVHYGVVAEEVVEVVTGEPVDLIETLAERIAQQCLKHEGVQEVEVVVHKPDAPITVPFDDVTITITRSRA, encoded by the coding sequence GTGGATCGTGTCGCGCTGCGCGGCCTCAAGGCCCGTGGGCACCACGGCGTCTTCCCCCGGGAGCGGGAAGAGGGCCAGACCTTCATCGTCGACCTGGTGCTCGGCCTCGACACCCGCCCCGCGGCAGCCACCGACGACCTGGCCCGCACCGTGCACTACGGCGTGGTGGCCGAGGAGGTCGTCGAGGTGGTGACGGGCGAACCGGTCGACCTGATCGAGACGCTCGCCGAGCGCATCGCCCAGCAGTGCCTGAAGCACGAAGGTGTCCAGGAGGTCGAGGTCGTGGTGCACAAGCCGGACGCACCGATCACCGTCCCCTTCGACGACGTGACCATCACCATCACCCGGAGCCGAGCATGA
- a CDS encoding ABC transporter ATP-binding protein — protein MIRFEHVTKRYADGTTAVDDLSFEVAEGELVTLVGPSGCGKTTTMKMVNRLIEPTEGTIFLDGDDISAIDPVELRRRIGYVIQQVGLFPHKTVLENTATVPHLLGWKRGKGRERAAELLDLVGLDPSVYGDRYPEQLSGGQRQRVGVARALAADPPVLLMDEPFGAVDPVVRERLQNEFLKLQAQVRKTVLFVTHDIEEAVRLGDRIAVYGQGRIDQFDSPATVLGAPATPYVADFVGADRGLKRLSVTPIEESDLDQPPVVHLDDSLAEATARLRSEGARWAVVLDGRDNLHGWIPAEAATAATGTVREHARRMEAWLPLGAPLKQAFSTMLQHDAGWIAVIDKESEGRFLGVLTPARLHEALRRSIDADAQAVPRAEVAVETVATA, from the coding sequence ATGATCCGTTTCGAGCACGTCACCAAGCGGTACGCGGACGGCACCACCGCCGTCGACGACCTTTCCTTCGAGGTCGCCGAGGGTGAACTGGTCACGCTCGTCGGACCGTCCGGCTGCGGCAAGACGACCACCATGAAGATGGTGAACCGGCTGATCGAACCGACCGAGGGCACGATATTCCTCGACGGGGACGACATATCAGCCATCGACCCCGTCGAGCTCCGCCGCCGCATCGGCTATGTGATCCAGCAGGTCGGCCTCTTCCCGCACAAGACGGTGCTGGAGAACACCGCGACCGTCCCCCACCTCCTGGGCTGGAAGCGCGGAAAGGGGCGCGAGCGCGCCGCCGAACTCCTCGACCTGGTCGGACTCGACCCTTCCGTCTACGGCGACCGCTATCCGGAGCAGCTCTCCGGCGGACAGCGCCAGCGCGTCGGGGTGGCCCGCGCCCTGGCCGCCGACCCGCCCGTCCTGCTGATGGACGAGCCTTTCGGCGCGGTCGACCCGGTGGTCCGCGAACGGCTCCAGAACGAATTCCTGAAACTCCAGGCCCAGGTCCGTAAGACCGTGCTCTTCGTCACGCACGACATCGAGGAGGCCGTCCGCCTCGGCGACCGGATCGCCGTCTACGGGCAGGGCCGCATCGACCAGTTCGACTCCCCCGCCACCGTCCTCGGCGCCCCCGCCACCCCCTACGTGGCCGACTTCGTCGGCGCCGACCGCGGGCTCAAGCGGCTCTCGGTGACCCCGATCGAGGAGAGCGACCTCGACCAGCCCCCGGTCGTCCACCTCGACGACTCCCTCGCCGAGGCCACCGCACGCCTCCGGTCCGAGGGCGCCCGGTGGGCCGTGGTCCTGGACGGCCGGGACAACCTGCACGGCTGGATCCCCGCCGAGGCGGCCACCGCCGCGACGGGCACCGTCCGCGAGCACGCCCGCCGGATGGAGGCCTGGCTGCCGCTCGGCGCCCCGCTCAAACAGGCGTTCTCCACCATGCTCCAGCACGACGCCGGCTGGATCGCGGTCATCGACAAGGAGAGCGAGGGCCGCTTCCTGGGCGTACTGACCCCCGCACGGCTGCACGAGGCGCTGCGCCGGTCGATCGACGCTGACGCCCAGGCGGTGCCGCGCGCGGAGGTCGCCGTCGAGACCGTCGCCACCGCATAG